The Gossypium hirsutum isolate 1008001.06 chromosome D06, Gossypium_hirsutum_v2.1, whole genome shotgun sequence genome contains the following window.
TAGcaaatcctggtaaagaacattggaaaacaGTTCAGTGAATTTTCAAATACTTACATTGTATTACTAATGTTTGCTTACAGattggaagaactaaagatgaagtcattgggtatgttgattctgattttgcTATAGACATTAATAAAAGATCTCGCACCGAGTATGTCTTTATTATTGGAGGTTGCGCAATTAGTTGagaagccactttgcaaactatagttgctttgtctactactgaagctgagtacatggagATTAccaaggcttgtaaagaagctatttagTTAAAGAGACTCTTTGGTGAACTCAGTAAAGACTTTCAGATCAGTACAGTGTTTTATAATAGCTAGAGTGTCATATTCCTTACgaaggatcaaatgtttcattagagaacaaagcacattaatgtttggtatcattttgtgcgtgatattattgttcatggcgatattgttgtgagcaaagttAATACTCATGATAATCCTGTAGATGTAATGACTAaatcacttcctataaccaagttcgAGCATTGCTTGgtcttggttggtgttcattattGAAGAATACCCTTAAGGTATTTCATGAACGAGGTGaaaaacttgttcgttgagagttcgtgaTAAAGAACTTGATCGTTGAGAAtccgtgtcaaggtggagattgctagagttgtgtgacccaaattctaagagattgcttgcaagtcaagttaaacaaaatatattttctttctagaagatttagtatttattagtataatatatttagtatttattagcataatatatttgacataGATTAGAATTAAATTTTTTCAACCTATGAATAGAtatagtcgaaactcctcttgtatcattcgaattcgacattattaaattttctttctttttctttgcgatCTTTCTACATTGCCATTATTGACGTTCAATTTTTAACAAATGCCTAATAAATAAGGTatagtaaaaatgtgatttgggTTGTGAAATGTTAACTTGCACCATTGTGAGTGTTTGAACAGCTGTTTAGCAGTCTCTCATAATTGTCGGCAAGTTATAAAAATACAGGTATATCATCCATAGCATTGAGTCATTTTAGGATAGTCCAGCTGaagagaaaattttcaaaataggttCTATGTTGAAACTTGGAACATGTAGTAAATTCACTACATACTTTTATCACTGTAATACAATTTACATAGACTTCTAATGTATGATATAACCACATTCAAATTGATATGCTGATGTATGATGAAAATTACAATGTCACCTTTTCCtaaacatgttttcactaaggaCTTCAAGCTTGATGTTTATCGTATACACTTAAGTCAGCATGAGTGTCCTTGTAACGTTGGCTCAGATATGTTGAGCACCTGATTGGGGGAAACCTGGTTGGAATGTACGCAGCAGTTATGTTAGATAGAACAAGACAATTTAAATCAATGTTATAAGATTTGGGTGTAAGTGTCAGATATGGGTAGATTTggttattttaaagtttttttatatatatttggagGATCTTTGGAAGGTCACATGCCTACACCCTTTGACCATGGTACTTCAAGCAAAATGAAGAGTTAGAGCAACTTGGGTTTAAATCCCGTATAAATGTCATAGCAACTACGGGTTTCAAATAGGAGGGATTTTCGATCTTTATCATCTATAATTATAAACAACTGGATACTAAAGACTTACTTGGGAGGACTTTTTTCTGTTTTGCAAGTAGGCAAACATTCAACCAGACTGTCATGGTTAGGTTCCACAAAGTATGCAATCTGCCATCAGAAACAAAACACATAAACCTTAGTTTTACTTTTAAGATTATGTAAATGTTAGCAAGACAAAATGTGCCAAGAAAAATCCAGGCTACAATAATCATAAAGAAACTTACAAAATGAGAGTTGGTAGGAACGTAAATTTCAAAGTGCTAGAAAAGCCAAATTTACCTTGTTTGTAGTTAATTACCATAGACAGTGAAGAAGTAAATATATAACCAGCACTAAAGTCATGCATGGGATGTACAAGGAGTGTAACAAGATGAATACAATGGAGCAACTTGATATTGTAACATGAAGACATCATAGAGCATCTAATCAATCATGAATACGGCGAAAGGCCTTAAAACCTGGATAACAAAGAAAGTTAGGTACTTGGATACTTTTATCAGTTGTTTTTTCCTAGTGCATAATTTTCTCTTTGATGCTGATGTAACTCATGATGATGTAAATTTCAATGCCCtgaacagatattaataaaattttacgaGGGTTGTTAAAAAAAAAGGGTCTTACAGAATATCTGTCTTGACCATTCCCCAAAACTCTGTGCAAGGTGGACCTGCTAGATACAACAGGGGAAAGATGGTTATAAAAAGGTAGCTTCCAGCCTTCCACAACATGACATCAAGAAActataatatttcaaaacaaatgAACAGAGTTTACAGCAGTACACTTTCAAACGAGGAAAGATGAAATGATGAATAAGCATAAGAATATTGCAAAGAAACAACACCTCGGGCACAAAAAAGCTCAAGGTCACCATAAGGCAGCTTTCTCTTAGTGATCCTATGTACATGTAATGATGCAAAAGAACCAAAAGGTAACGGAGTTCTATTTGTTTGAGATGACAGCCTTAAACAACATTTCTCTGCtttcaatttatcaatataataaatGGCTAAACTTAAAAGTAAAAGGCAAAGCAGATCATCAAAATTAGTCTAAGCTCTTCAGCAATGAGGCCCCTGGAAATCCATAATTAATTTCATCTTTAATAAGGCAGTGTAGACCATAGTTACAACTGAAGCTAGCACATTACTTGAACATACAGTTGCTCCAGCGCTCCAGCATGTCCCCAAGGTTGACTATGAAAGCTCTGAACAAATCAACCACATATTAAGCCCATCATATATTGGTGATTAAAAAGTTAAACTTAGCACAAGGGAAGCAAGAATAGAACAATGCAAGGATAGAAATTTAAGAAGATATCACAAAAGAATAATGATAGCAAGCTCGGGGCAGTAAATAATTAGACAAAATTCACTAAAACTGAGATTGGATCCAAATGCATTCTCTACTAAAACCAAATTGCATATGCACAATATGGAAGCATGTGTACAATGTAACCTACAAGCTCAAATCTCTGCTAGCCATCAGTGACTTACCCTTTTATTGGTGTCACATACTCCCATATCTGAGGTTTTGCATCTTTATCCTTGCATATCTgcagaaaaatcaaataaacattTGTTAACTAGTGAAATGTGAAGAAAACTGGCAATATAGTCACATGTTATAGCAACTTTCATACTTGTAGACCCATAACATCATCGGTTGCCAAAAGTGTAATAAATCCGAAGTCAGAATGGGCTCCAGCTCCATATATTCCTTTTGCGGGATCAGAAAATTGATCTGAACAGATTATGAAATTCATATAATGATTTATATCAATTGTGTATGACAATAAGATTAATAAAGATATCCTATGATCTTACACCTTCATAGTGTAGCAAGCGCAAGGTGGCAATAGGCTTCCCAAGCACCTCAGGCTTATCAAAGAAATCAACCTCTAGATCAAGTGCAAGCGCTATGATCCTTGAAACTGCCTTTCCCACCTCTCTAATAGCAAGAAGAAGAAATATAAATTCTTATCAGCCATTTTTCTTTGCACACATCATCATGAAACAAGCATAGATATGTAATCACATAACTTATAACTTACAATGCCTCATGATGGAATTTCTCCATAGTCTGCCTCCAACCAGGCAAAACACCTAACCAGTGCCAAAAGTGACCAAAGCAATTGGTGAAATATTCTTTTAAACAGGTCTTGCAAAATAACCAACCAATGAAAGTTGAAACATTTTACCATCTGCCGGCCAAACATTAGGCCCATTAAACGGCTTCTCGGATTCAGGATCATTTTCAGGCACGTCCACGCCTATGTAATACCCCTCTTTGTAGTCTCCTGCTACCCCAACAGGGGAAAAAAAGCTTGATACTATAGTTGCACGCAAACTATTGCACCAATGATGAATATGAAAAATAGAACATATGATGCAGTTATACAGAAATACAAACGCTAAAGAGAAAGAATTGCTGACCATGCACTTGATTGTCAGGGTCAAGAACCTCATCAAACATGGGAGTGTAGCCTCTATGTTTCTCATTCCTCAAAACTTTCAGTTTCTCGTTTAATGGCAAATAAAAAAACTTCTTGCTTTGAGCAAATACTTCATCCATAAATTCCTGGCTTATCCCATGATTTACAACATAGAAAAATCCACAATCCAAGCAAGCCTAAACccaccacaaaaaaaaaaaaaaaaaaccaaacttcTATTATGGGGTTGTCTGATAATCACCAAGGCATCAAACTATCAACTTCGAATCATCAAAACAGTTGAAAAGAAAACAGAAACCAGTAAATTCATATGACAAGTACAACAAAACACAGAAGCCAAAAAGATACAGAGGGGAACCAAACCTGCTTTAGTAAAGCAACGGATTCACCAATATCAGGATTAGACAGATCGATACAATTGATGGTTGAGACTTTGATAGGAGGTTCGGGTCCGCTTTGCTTCTGATTTGCCATTTTGCTTTCTCTTTTTGGCGCAGTTGGTGTTCTGCTTTTGTTAGTTTAATGGTCTCATAGTTTAGAAATTCGAGATGAGAATTTATAGGTTGAGAGACCAACGGCAACTTCTCGGTAATGTAAGTGGGACACGCGTTTTCTGGTTCACATAATTTAAGGTGGTAGGTTTTGTTTTACATTTCTATATTACTTATCTAATATTTTTCACCTCAATTTCTATTTTCTAAATAAAAGTGATTCTGACATTGGAAAACATGAGTTGAAGTAcatttcttataaaaatataaaaatttgaaaaattataaatttccatttattttaatattttttatatattttgattttattatacATACTTTATTATATCTATCgattgtatatatattagtaatgtTATTGGTTAAATTAGTGTCATAAGTTAACACAACGTCAATTCAAGATAGATGGTAACACCATCataaataattgtattcatttagtaatatatgtatttatgtgtttaaatttaatattttttcattttaatatcatacatatttcatttgTCATTATTAACTAGCTTCCAACCATGTAAAAATAAAACTTCTATATTCTAATAGAAtttttagataataataaaaggttaattggttttaataattaaactagtAAGGCAGACATAACCAGATTAGACcgaatgattaaattgaaaatgtcTGATCCAACCATTTCATCAGTGACGAGTTTTGAACGGTTAAAAGAAATCGAAACAGAGAGTCAGGTAACTTAGCTAAAACCCTTCTAAACCGGTTTTAGAAGATGTTTtggttttctatttttttccccCTTAATATTACCCCAAATCGTATCCCCAACCTGtccaattttgttttattttttagccAACCCAtccaataattataattaaaaaaaaattaaaactaaaaatcaatGGATTCAAACCTAGGTTCTTTTTTCCAAATCTATCCAAACTCCAGTATTTCATACGTTCGCTTCCGTTTGCTACCATTTGTTGGCATTTTCTTCAATCTTCATCATTGGTTGGCTTCTACAAGATCTCTTAGTTAGGGTGTTCAAACTTCGGTTAAAATCTAATTAATTcgttaaattgatttaattcgaTTAACCGATCTAGTTCGGTTGGAGGTTAGTTAAAGgttttttagaattttgattaatggttaattcaattcgaaatcaagtaattaaccgaacttaataaataatattatatattattatgtattaagtaattactaatttaattaattcggtcaaatgaacattattaatttatttttttatatgttttatacttgttttaataaatatatatatatataaatttcggttaattcacCGACCGAAATAATCGAAATATTTCGGTTcagttaataattaaaaaattaaaaattttaattaatttaattaatattaatttaattcaattaaccgTTTTAACACCCCTAATATTAACTTAATCCTTCGATAGAATTGAGCATGGACTAATGTCCTCGAAGATGTAGAGAAAACGGACTAGCCAATAAGGAGCAATAGTCAGATCCAACCACAAGGCCAAACAACCTTAGGTAAGCACCATAGACATCTATAAATACTAATATTATGATGTTGATCAGGTATGACCATACACTTAATCTTACACCATTTCACTCTTTTCATCAAGAATTGACTTAAGCATAAAAAAAATACTCCAACGTACAAACTTTATGACCTTTAATTTATTTCCTGCATTGCAAATAATCTGGAATGTTAACATCACTTGTCACAATTTGATCTAGACAATTGACATCAAGGATGGATTCAGAATTTTATTTTAAGGGggtgaaaattttaaatctaaacgATTTTTTTAACGTAAAAAGTGTCAATTCTTCTCGGAATCTTTGT
Protein-coding sequences here:
- the LOC107901175 gene encoding 2-oxoglutarate-Fe(II) type oxidoreductase hxnY isoform X3; this translates as MANQKQSGPEPPIKVSTINCIDLSNPDIGESVALLKQACLDCGFFYVVNHGISQEFMDEVFAQSKKFFYLPLNEKLKVLRNEKHRGYTPMFDEVLDPDNQVHGDYKEGYYIGVDVPENDPESEKPFNGPNVWPADGVLPGWRQTMEKFHHEALEVGKAVSRIIALALDLEVDFFDKPEVLGKPIATLRLLHYEDQFSDPAKGIYGAGAHSDFGFITLLATDDVMGLQICKDKDAKPQIWEYVTPIKGAFIVNLGDMLERWSNCMFKSTLHRVLGNGQDRYSVLRPFAVFMID
- the LOC107901175 gene encoding 2-oxoglutarate-Fe(II) type oxidoreductase hxnY isoform X2 encodes the protein MANQKQSGPEPPIKVSTINCIDLSNPDIGESVALLKQACLDCGFFYVVNHGISQEFMDEVFAQSKKFFYLPLNEKLKVLRNEKHRGYTPMFDEVLDPDNQVHGDYKEGYYIGVDVPENDPESEKPFNGPNVWPADGVLPGWRQTMEKFHHEALEVGKAVSRIIALALDLEVDFFDKPEVLGKPIATLRLLHYEDQFSDPAKGIYGAGAHSDFGFITLLATDDVMGLQICKDKDAKPQIWEYVTPIKGAFIVNLGDMLERWSNCPPCTEFWGMVKTDILLHTLWNLTMTVWLNVCLLAKQKKVLPSFPQSGAQHI
- the LOC107901175 gene encoding 2-oxoglutarate-Fe(II) type oxidoreductase hxnY isoform X4 — encoded protein: MANQKQSGPEPPIKVSTINCIDLSNPDIGESVALLKQACLDCGFFYVVNHGISQEFMDEVFAQSKKFFYLPLNEKLKVLRNEKHRGYTPMFDEVLDPDNQVHGDYKEGYYIGVDVPENDPESEKPFNGPNVWPADGVLPGWRQTMEKFHHEALEVGKAVSRIIALALDLEVDFFDKPEVLGKPIATLRLLHYEDQFSDPAKGIYGAGAHSDFGFITLLATDDVMGLQICKDKDAKPQIWEYVTPIKGAFIVNLGDMLERWSNCPPCTEFWGMVKTDILF
- the LOC107901175 gene encoding 2-oxoglutarate-Fe(II) type oxidoreductase hxnY isoform X5, which gives rise to MEKFHHEALEVGKAVSRIIALALDLEVDFFDKPEVLGKPIATLRLLHYEDQFSDPAKGIYGAGAHSDFGFITLLATDDVMGLQICKDKDAKPQIWEYVTPIKGAFIVNLGDMLERWSNCMFKSTLHRVLGNGQDRYSIAYFVEPNHDSLVECLPTCKTEKSPPKFPPIRCSTYLSQRYKDTHADLSVYDKHQA
- the LOC107901175 gene encoding 2-oxoglutarate-Fe(II) type oxidoreductase hxnY isoform X1, whose amino-acid sequence is MANQKQSGPEPPIKVSTINCIDLSNPDIGESVALLKQACLDCGFFYVVNHGISQEFMDEVFAQSKKFFYLPLNEKLKVLRNEKHRGYTPMFDEVLDPDNQVHGDYKEGYYIGVDVPENDPESEKPFNGPNVWPADGVLPGWRQTMEKFHHEALEVGKAVSRIIALALDLEVDFFDKPEVLGKPIATLRLLHYEDQFSDPAKGIYGAGAHSDFGFITLLATDDVMGLQICKDKDAKPQIWEYVTPIKGAFIVNLGDMLERWSNCMFKSTLHRVLGNGQDRYSIAYFVEPNHDSLVECLPTCKTEKSPPKFPPIRCSTYLSQRYKDTHADLSVYDKHQA